ACTTCATAAACATAATTTGTACTTGTATAAAATTGATTTGCTCTTGATGTTGTTATACGTTGCTCATTGGTTTTAAATAGTCCCATATCAATATTTTGCCATTGTAAAGTAGCGGTCAATTTATCATCCATAAACTTTTTTCTGAATGTTAAGTTTGGTGAGTAAAAACGAGAATCTTCTCCCATTGCAGTATTTCTATCAGATAAGTAATTAAAAGTGAATTGTACGGAAGCATTTTCCCAGAAATTATAGGTAGAATTTAAGTTGAAAGAATAAATAGTCGATTTAGAATCGATATCATAATTTCTTTCTATTCCATCTCTGTGTCTAAAGTTAAGAACTCCATCAATTGCGTAATTATACACGTTTAGACCGATAAAATTAGTCCAGTTATTTGTTGGTTTAATAACTGCGCCAACTTCTAAACCAATAGAATTACTTTTACCAACGTTAGAATACACTCTATTAATAATTGTATCTATTACTGCTCCATTTGCTTCATAAGCCAACGTATTTACACGATTAATCACATTGTCTACATGTCTAAAATAAGCAGTAGCATAAATAGAATTCCCTCCTTTTAATTTCTTTGTAATTCCTAATTCTACTAAATCTATAAATTCTGGTGATAAAGTATTGTCACCTTGTTCAAAAACTTCAGAATGCTCACGTTCTGCAAAACTGTTCATTTTAAAAGTAGTAGTTCTCTCAACTCTTTTACTATACGCAGTTTTTATATTCGTTTTATCATTAATCTTATACTGTAAAGATGCTGAAGGAAATAACTTTACAAAATCGTACTTATATACGTTTTCTGTTGTTTCACTTTGTAAAGCTTCTTTATAAACTCTATCCATAGATTCTATACGTACACCAGCGTTATAATTCCACTTACTTTTAGAACCTGTAACTTGTGCATATCCAGAATGAATTTTTCTTTTTAAGCTAACATCACTAGAAAATTCAGGAACTTGAACTCCATCTCTTTCATAAACGAACTCTCCTGTGTGATCTAAATCACGATATTGATAACCCGTTTCTAAAGTTCCAAAAGAAAAAGGTTTCCATTGATAATCTAAGTTAAAACGTGTTCCATATAAAGGATTGTCATTGGTATTATATTCTCTTTGATACACAATATTATTATCAGGATGCCCTAAATTATCGTTTTCTGTTGGACCACCTAAAAATGTATATTCATATAAAATGGATGTAGATATTTTAGATTCATCATCAAATTTATGTGAATAATCAAAACTTCCTAAAGCAAAATCTCCTTTTCTAATTCTTAAATTATGATTGTAATACGCAAATGTATAATCACGATTAGAACCACCAATTGGAGAAATCGCATGATTATCATAATATACAATATCTGCTAAACGCTCTTTTGTACGTTTTCCGGCGAAAAAACCTAAAGAGTAAGTATCAGATTTATTTGGTGTATAATCTACATTGAAACGTCCATTATAAGTAACTTCATCAAAACTACGCTCACCATCAGAAGGTAAAAAAGTAGTTTTATTTTCTGGAGTATTTACGATAAACATTTCACCTTCTCTTCTACCCGCTTTATCATTTCTTTGGTAACTTGCTCCAAAAGAAAAGTTCCAATTATCAGTTCTTTTATTGACAGTTGCATCAATTCCGTATCTTTTCGCAGCTACTTTAGCGTCATAATCTTCAATTGAAGGAAATCCACCACGAACATTAACTTGTGCAAACGTTCCATTAATAGCTCCTTTTTTAGTGATAATATTTAAAATACCACCTTTTCCTTCAGGATCGTATTTTGCAGAAGGCGCTGTAATTAACTCTACACTTTCTAATGCATTTGCAGGTAATTGAGCTAGAATTGTACTTGCATCACCTTGCGTTGGTTTTCCGTTGATTAAAACAGTAAAACCTTTACTTCCTCTTACACTAATATCTCCTAAACCATCAATAGTTACAGAAGGTAAATTTTTAACAACATCTACAGCATTACCACCAACAGTACTTTGATATTTCTTTGTATCAAATACTTGTCTATCAATTTTATGTATAACGGTTTGTTTCTCAGTTCTAACAACAACTTCATTTAATTGATTACCAGAACCTAAAATTAATTTTACGATTCCAATATCTTTCTTCTCATCTTTTTTATTGACAACAATAGACTTAATTGTATTTTTTTGATAACCCAAAAAAGAAGCTTCTAAGTAATAATTACCTGGTTTTATATCAGAAATAGAAAAAATACCGTCTTTGTTTGTTACGGTACCAACAACTAATTTATTATTTAAAGTTTTATAGATTGCTACACTAGCATATTCTAGCGGATAACTATCTTCATTATCTACAACTTTTCCTGTTAATTGAGCTGTTGCAAACTGACACAAGGTTAAAGTCAGTAATAAAAATAGCCATTTTTTTAATTTCATAGAAATAGGTTTTATCTAAAATTTAAGTTGGTAAACTTACATTTATTCAGCTTATTAGACTAAAAATGTAAAGAAGGTTTAATAGGAGAAAAATTTTTATTGATATCAAAAAAAAATCCTTCTTTTCAGAAGGATTTTATATATTTTATAAAGAAAATATTAAATTTTTGTTACTTTAACAGCGTTCATACCACGCATTCCTCTTTCTAATTCGAAAGAAACTTTATCGTTTTCAGCAATTTCATCAATTAAACCACTAACGTGCGTAAAATATTTTTCGTTGTTCTCTAAATCGATAATAAAACCAAAACCTTTAGATGAATCAAAGAAAGATACTTTTCCTTTTCTAACAGGATCTTCTTCTGGTAAATCTTCTTTCTTAGTTACAGAAATTTGAATATCTTCCAATTCAACTTCTACTTTTAAATCTGGATCTGGTGGAGTATCAGTTAAGTTTCCATTATGATCTACGTAAGCAAACTGTATACCAGTTGACCCGTGTTCATCTTTGTCCGCTTTTCTAGCGTCCATTTTCTTTTGTTTATCTAAACGTTTTTTTAAACGTTTTTTTTCTTTTTCACTTTTACTAAATGTTTGTTGCGACTTTGCCATTAAAAATATAAGAGTTTTAAATTATTGTTTCTGATAAGAAAAAATACCTAACTGGAAATTCAAAATCTAACTAATGCTAACTAGTGTAATGACTGGAGTGTATTCTGTCTTATTTTGCAAATATAGTAATTATTCATTAACTATTCTTCATTGAAATAGCGTAGATGTTAAAAAAACATTAAATATTAGTAAAACTATCATTTATTAATAGTATTACTATTACATTTGCAATTCAATAAAAAAATATGAAAAATTTATTATCCGTCTTAAAGATTTCTGTTTCTGATAAAGTTTTTATCAAAGATCCTGAAACATCAAATTTAGGGAAGCGTATTGTAGAACACAGTATTTTATTAATAAATGAAATAGGGTTTGAAGGTTTTACATTTAAAAAACTTGGAAACAAGATTGGTTCTAATGAGAGTTCAATTTATAGATATTTTGAAAGTAAACACAAATTACTTTTGTATCTTTCTTCTTGGTATTGGGCCTGGTTAGAATATCAATTAGTTATTGAAACATTTAGTATTACTGATGCTAATGAAAAGTTAGAAAAGGCAATTACAGTAGCGACAAGAACGGTAAAAGAAGATAGTAATTTTTCACATATTAATGAAATTATTTTATATAAAATTATCGTGAACGAAAACTCTAAATCCTTTTTAACCAAAGAAGTAGACCTAGAAAACAAAGAAGGCTATTTTGAAGTATACAAGAGGGTTATTACCCGAATTAGTGATATGATTTTAGAGGTAAACAAAGAGTATTCTTTTGCTTTAAGTTTAGCTAGTTCTATTATTGAAGGAGGTTTGCATCAGCATTATTTGAGAGAGCACTTCCCTTCTATTACCAATTGTAAAGAAGGAAAATCACCAACCAATTTTTTTATTCATTTAGTTAAAAGTACAATCAAATAAGTATGGAAAACAAACAATTAACTCCCTGGCAAAGATTTGTAGGCTTATTAAAATTAGAAAAAAAAGACATCTTTCAGGTATTCTATTATGCTATTTTTGGAGGTATTGTAACCTTATCTCTTCCTCTAGGTATTCAGGCAATTATCAATTTAATTCAAGGAGCACAAATTTCTACATCTTGGATTGTATTGGTAATTATAGTAACAATAGGTGTTATTTTTTCTGGCGCATTGCAATTAATGCAACTAAGAATTATAGAAACAATTCAGCAAAGAATTTTTACAAGAGCCTCTTTTGAGCTGAGCTATCGGTTTCCAAAGATAAAAATGAATGAATTAATTAATTATTATCCACCAGAATTAGCAAATCGTTTTTTTGATACATTAACCATTCAAAAAGGATTGTCAAAAATATTGCTTGATGTACCAACAGCATTATTACAAATTATTTTTGCTTTGATTTTGTTATCATTTTATCATCCATTTTTTATAATTTTTGGCTTTCTTTTATTGGTGCTAATCTATGTAGTATTTAAGTATACTGCTCAAAAAGGTTTACAAACAAGTTTGATAGAATCTAAAATAAAATATAAGGTTGCACATTGGATTCAAGAAGTTGCAAGAACAGTTGTCAGTTTTAAATTATCAGGAAATACTAATTTAGCGCTTCAAAAAAATGACGATTTAGTTGATAAATATCTAGAAGCAAGAGAAAGTCACTTTAGAATTTTAATTATTCAGTTTATACAAATGATTACTTTTAAGGTAATTGTAACTGCAAGTTTATTATTAATTGGTGGAGCGTTAGTGTTGAACCAAGAAATGAATATTGGTCAATTTGTTGCAGCAGAAATTATTATTCTTTTGGTAATTCAGTCTGTAGAAAAATTAATGATCGGTTTAGAATCATTTTATGATGTGCTAACATCTATAGAAAAAATAGGACAAGTTGTTGATAAAGAACTAGAGCCACAAGAAGGAGAAAGACCAATATTTAAAGAGGGTTTAACTGTTGAACTAGAAGATGTTTCTTACGGAGTAGAAAATAGAGAAAAACACATTCTTAAGAATATTTCTTTAACGCTACAACCGAAAAGCAGAATTTTGGTTACGGGAGAAAGTGGCTCTGGAAAATCTACTTTACTTCGTTTAATTTCTGGAGTTATAGAACCAACTTCTGGAAACATTTATATCAATAATCTATCTTTAAGTAGTTTGCATTTAAATCATTATCGTTCTCAACTAGGTTTATCTCTTTCTGATGAAACACCTTTTGAAGGTAGTATAAAAGACAACTTAGTTTTTGGAAACAAAAATATTAAAGACGAAATAATTTACAATGCTTTAGATATTGTTGGTTTAACGCAATTTTTAAAAGAGCAACCTAATGGTTTAGAAACAGTTTTATATCCCGAAGGAAAAC
The window above is part of the Polaribacter sp. SA4-12 genome. Proteins encoded here:
- a CDS encoding outer membrane beta-barrel family protein, whose amino-acid sequence is MKLKKWLFLLLTLTLCQFATAQLTGKVVDNEDSYPLEYASVAIYKTLNNKLVVGTVTNKDGIFSISDIKPGNYYLEASFLGYQKNTIKSIVVNKKDEKKDIGIVKLILGSGNQLNEVVVRTEKQTVIHKIDRQVFDTKKYQSTVGGNAVDVVKNLPSVTIDGLGDISVRGSKGFTVLINGKPTQGDASTILAQLPANALESVELITAPSAKYDPEGKGGILNIITKKGAINGTFAQVNVRGGFPSIEDYDAKVAAKRYGIDATVNKRTDNWNFSFGASYQRNDKAGRREGEMFIVNTPENKTTFLPSDGERSFDEVTYNGRFNVDYTPNKSDTYSLGFFAGKRTKERLADIVYYDNHAISPIGGSNRDYTFAYYNHNLRIRKGDFALGSFDYSHKFDDESKISTSILYEYTFLGGPTENDNLGHPDNNIVYQREYNTNDNPLYGTRFNLDYQWKPFSFGTLETGYQYRDLDHTGEFVYERDGVQVPEFSSDVSLKRKIHSGYAQVTGSKSKWNYNAGVRIESMDRVYKEALQSETTENVYKYDFVKLFPSASLQYKINDKTNIKTAYSKRVERTTTFKMNSFAEREHSEVFEQGDNTLSPEFIDLVELGITKKLKGGNSIYATAYFRHVDNVINRVNTLAYEANGAVIDTIINRVYSNVGKSNSIGLEVGAVIKPTNNWTNFIGLNVYNYAIDGVLNFRHRDGIERNYDIDSKSTIYSFNLNSTYNFWENASVQFTFNYLSDRNTAMGEDSRFYSPNLTFRKKFMDDKLTATLQWQNIDMGLFKTNEQRITTSRANQFYTSTNYVYEVDAVSLNLSYTFNAAKNKSKFIDSEFGKREF
- a CDS encoding TetR/AcrR family transcriptional regulator produces the protein MKNLLSVLKISVSDKVFIKDPETSNLGKRIVEHSILLINEIGFEGFTFKKLGNKIGSNESSIYRYFESKHKLLLYLSSWYWAWLEYQLVIETFSITDANEKLEKAITVATRTVKEDSNFSHINEIILYKIIVNENSKSFLTKEVDLENKEGYFEVYKRVITRISDMILEVNKEYSFALSLASSIIEGGLHQHYLREHFPSITNCKEGKSPTNFFIHLVKSTIK
- a CDS encoding peptidase domain-containing ABC transporter; the protein is MENKQLTPWQRFVGLLKLEKKDIFQVFYYAIFGGIVTLSLPLGIQAIINLIQGAQISTSWIVLVIIVTIGVIFSGALQLMQLRIIETIQQRIFTRASFELSYRFPKIKMNELINYYPPELANRFFDTLTIQKGLSKILLDVPTALLQIIFALILLSFYHPFFIIFGFLLLVLIYVVFKYTAQKGLQTSLIESKIKYKVAHWIQEVARTVVSFKLSGNTNLALQKNDDLVDKYLEARESHFRILIIQFIQMITFKVIVTASLLLIGGALVLNQEMNIGQFVAAEIIILLVIQSVEKLMIGLESFYDVLTSIEKIGQVVDKELEPQEGERPIFKEGLTVELEDVSYGVENREKHILKNISLTLQPKSRILVTGESGSGKSTLLRLISGVIEPTSGNIYINNLSLSSLHLNHYRSQLGLSLSDETPFEGSIKDNLVFGNKNIKDEIIYNALDIVGLTQFLKEQPNGLETVLYPEGKQISFTIAKKLILARAIIKQPKILILEDPLDQFNLDETIKIIDYLTDVKRPWALIVVSSKKSWRTQCSETITLEKGEIKSIK
- a CDS encoding cold-shock protein, whose product is MAKSQQTFSKSEKEKKRLKKRLDKQKKMDARKADKDEHGSTGIQFAYVDHNGNLTDTPPDPDLKVEVELEDIQISVTKKEDLPEEDPVRKGKVSFFDSSKGFGFIIDLENNEKYFTHVSGLIDEIAENDKVSFELERGMRGMNAVKVTKI